The Daucus carota subsp. sativus chromosome 7, DH1 v3.0, whole genome shotgun sequence genome window below encodes:
- the LOC108193872 gene encoding glyoxylase I 4 has translation MKGSLAENNPLHLKSLNHISLVCKSIEESMDFYKNVLGFAPVRRPGSFDFNGAWLFSYGIGIHLLQSEDPENMPKKGEINPKDNHISFQCESMGAVEKKLKEMGIDYVRQRVEEGGIYVDQLFFHDPDGFMVEICNCDNLPVVPIAGEMARSCSRLNFQQPQQIPVVRL, from the exons ATGAAAGGGAGCTTGGCGGAAAACAATCCTCTGCATCTGAAATCTCTGAACCACATATCACTGGTGTGCAAGTCAATTGAAGAGTCCATGGATTTCTACAAAAATGTTCTTGGTTTTGCTCCTGTGAGGAGACCTGGATCATTTGATTTTAACGGAGCTTG GCTATTCAGCTATGGAATAGGGATACATTTGTTACAATCAGAAGATCCGGAAAACATGCCGAAGAAAGGAGAGATCAATCCCAAAGATAATCATATCTCTTTCCAG TGCGAGAGCATGGGGGCGGTGGAGAAGAAGCTGAAAGAAATGGGGATCGATTACGTGAGGCAACGCGTAGAAGAGGGAGGGATATATGTGGATCAGCTGTTCTTCCATGATCCCGATGGATTCATGGTGGAGATATGCAATTGCGATAATCTCCCGGTCGTTCCCATCGCTGGCGAAATGGCTCGATCCTGCTCTCGTCTCAATTTTCAGCAGCCACAGCAGATCCCAGTGGTTCGTCTTTAG